In Juglans microcarpa x Juglans regia isolate MS1-56 chromosome 8D, Jm3101_v1.0, whole genome shotgun sequence, the following are encoded in one genomic region:
- the LOC121242369 gene encoding uncharacterized protein LOC121242369, giving the protein MEKEKRKREEEREKVEEARMKKTKEEEEGAGVMVPTEEEVEEFFAILRRMKVAVMYFERSAGGIMGRGGGRRWRRRIWWGPRSVVKQKKNKKIRGVGERVEESEILDLNAAAPEDEESEVPPPLPWMRK; this is encoded by the exons ATggaaaaggagaagagaaagagggaggaagaaagggagaaagtGGAGGAGGCCCGGATGAAGAAGAcgaaggaagaggaggaaggagCTGGGGTGATGGTGCCGacggaggaggaggtggaggagtTCTTTGCGATACTGAGGAGAATGAAGGTGGCTGTGATGTACTTTGAGAGATCGGCGGGGGGAATAATGGGGAGGGGTGGAGGGAGGCGCTGGAGACGGAGGATCTG GTGGGGGCCGAGGTCGGTGGTGAAgcagaagaagaataagaagatcAGGGGGGTGGGTGAGAGAGTGGAGGAGAGTGAGATTTTGGACTTGAACGCCGCGGCTCCGGAGGATGAGGAGAGTGAGGTTCCGCCGCCGCTGCCGTGGATGAGGAAATGA